The Calditrichota bacterium genome includes a region encoding these proteins:
- a CDS encoding (deoxy)nucleoside triphosphate pyrophosphohydrolase, producing MKKSATDTSAKPVLVVTAGLIFRGEKFLITQRPVGDPFAGKWEFPGGKRRDGETLENCLAREIREELNIKIDVQKHLTTVNHEYQNFFIQLHVFRCLHISGTPQPDQNQKWEWISADKLRDFDFLEADRVVIEKLNKSGDSNFKLF from the coding sequence ATGAAAAAAAGCGCAACGGACACTTCTGCGAAACCGGTACTCGTTGTCACGGCAGGACTTATTTTTCGCGGCGAAAAATTTCTCATCACGCAAAGGCCCGTCGGTGATCCCTTTGCCGGCAAGTGGGAATTTCCCGGCGGCAAGAGACGCGATGGCGAAACGTTGGAAAATTGCCTCGCACGCGAAATTCGCGAAGAGTTGAATATTAAAATTGACGTACAAAAGCATCTGACAACGGTCAATCACGAATACCAGAATTTTTTCATTCAATTGCACGTTTTTCGCTGCCTTCACATTTCCGGAACGCCGCAGCCAGATCAGAATCAAAAATGGGAATGGATTTCAGCGGACAAATTACGCGATTTTGATTTTCTCGAAGCGGATCGCGTGGTGATTGAAAAATTGAACAAATCAGGTGACAGCAATTTCAAATTATTTTGA
- a CDS encoding CHAT domain-containing protein → MFSETKNSGAIVLTAIFFAFFCSHAPAFANTNKQNSDVDANLQKFEQRLWSGTHLSAKEFDSICSQLNSALATEINRPQRATFSEKSLNYLEKLKTFRTIKLFYQTDLFQQRLKKHRDFLAQTYQLAADWFDLIKRGPELQPVEYNNLTKKAQRSFTAAVDSAKKIDPLLVNFLVWQKPVTARQLQQNLNSRELILDYWLHNDSLAAFFVSADSVGVRSWQIEPGQFTDALQAFDSTLFDQKDVLDLKFDAESAYYLYRLLIRPLKAELFERSRLVIIPDSPFLNLPFECLISQPADSTKQTEVLYKEYRFMKFLIKKFSISYNLSLSALDPELQNMRDQTKLGRRLLTMSEPDFPVENDSLGNALPPLLWLDHSPYVNDEIRRVSRLLFRHDNVRGNEVTMDYLKQRAADYRWIYLAQLGLLNNKQPLQSGLMISASQNGSADEDYWLTVNDVFQIPFRADMVTLSATIFYPKVVKNARPGIVALPQAFLLAGNKSVLYSLWHVHSISTSEFMSKFYWELKYKRQHNTVALRGAKLASMRDTFDFLDQKISRAHPYFWAGFRLIGSPYVSSPSNAKIPPWGVVIIVYVALLIVGGIITRKTLAKK, encoded by the coding sequence TTGTTTTCTGAAACGAAAAATAGCGGGGCGATTGTGCTCACCGCCATTTTTTTCGCTTTTTTTTGCAGCCATGCTCCCGCATTTGCAAACACGAACAAACAAAATTCGGACGTGGATGCGAATCTGCAAAAATTTGAACAACGGCTCTGGTCAGGAACGCATTTGTCCGCAAAAGAGTTTGACTCAATCTGTTCGCAGTTGAACAGCGCACTTGCAACAGAGATCAACCGCCCACAAAGAGCGACATTTTCAGAGAAAAGTTTGAATTATCTGGAGAAATTGAAAACTTTCAGAACGATCAAACTTTTTTACCAGACCGATCTTTTCCAACAGCGGCTGAAAAAACACCGCGACTTTTTGGCGCAAACTTATCAATTGGCCGCGGACTGGTTTGATTTGATCAAACGTGGGCCCGAGCTTCAGCCCGTTGAATACAATAATTTGACAAAAAAAGCGCAGCGGAGTTTCACCGCCGCGGTGGATTCGGCAAAAAAGATCGACCCGTTGCTGGTCAATTTTCTCGTTTGGCAAAAGCCGGTCACCGCGCGGCAGTTGCAACAAAATCTGAATTCACGAGAGCTGATTCTGGACTATTGGCTGCACAACGACTCGCTCGCTGCGTTTTTCGTGAGCGCGGATTCGGTCGGCGTGCGGAGCTGGCAGATTGAGCCGGGTCAATTTACCGACGCGCTTCAGGCTTTTGACTCCACGCTGTTCGATCAAAAAGATGTGCTGGATTTGAAATTTGACGCTGAGAGCGCTTATTATTTGTATCGGCTGCTCATTCGGCCGCTCAAAGCAGAACTTTTCGAACGCAGCAGACTCGTAATCATTCCGGATTCGCCATTTTTGAACCTGCCGTTCGAGTGCCTCATTTCGCAACCGGCGGACAGCACCAAGCAGACAGAGGTGCTTTACAAAGAGTATCGGTTCATGAAATTTCTGATTAAAAAATTTAGCATAAGCTACAATTTGTCTCTTTCGGCGCTGGATCCGGAGCTGCAAAATATGCGCGATCAGACAAAATTGGGAAGGCGACTGCTGACGATGAGTGAGCCAGATTTTCCCGTAGAAAATGATTCGCTGGGGAATGCGTTGCCGCCGCTGCTCTGGCTCGATCATTCGCCGTACGTGAACGATGAAATTCGCCGCGTTTCCCGGCTTTTGTTTCGCCACGACAACGTGCGTGGCAACGAAGTGACGATGGACTATTTGAAACAGCGCGCGGCGGACTATCGCTGGATTTATCTCGCGCAACTCGGGCTGCTGAATAACAAACAACCGTTGCAATCCGGACTCATGATATCAGCAAGCCAAAACGGCTCGGCAGATGAGGATTACTGGCTCACGGTGAACGATGTTTTTCAAATCCCATTCCGCGCCGATATGGTCACGTTGAGTGCGACAATTTTTTACCCCAAAGTTGTCAAAAACGCCCGTCCCGGAATTGTGGCGCTGCCGCAGGCTTTTTTGCTCGCCGGAAACAAATCCGTTCTGTACAGCCTCTGGCACGTGCACAGTATTTCCACCAGCGAGTTCATGTCCAAATTTTATTGGGAATTAAAATACAAACGGCAGCACAATACAGTGGCGCTACGCGGCGCAAAATTGGCTTCCATGCGCGACACTTTCGATTTTCTCGATCAGAAAATTTCCCGCGCCCATCCCTATTTTTGGGCGGGATTTCGGCTCATCGGCAGCCCCTACGTCAGCTCGCCGTCAAACGCAAAAATTCCGCCGTGGGGAGTAGTCATCATTGTTTACGTTGCGTTGCTCATCGTCGGCGGAATTATCACGAGAAAAACATTGGCAAAAAAATAA